The following DNA comes from Mesorhizobium sp. B2-1-8.
CCGAGGCGGTGACGACGACGCCGGAAATCCGTGCTTTCCTGCACGGACCGGAGCCGCTGATCGTCACCAAGGCCAATGCCAAGTCGCTGGTGCACCGGCGCATCTATCTCGACTACATCGGCGTCAAGACCTACACCGCCAAGGGCGCGTTGGCGGGCGAACTGCGCATCGTCGGCCTGTTCACCTCGACCGCCTATACGCGCTCGGTGATGAAGATCCCGTATCTCAGGTCCAAAGCCGAAACCATCATCGCCAAGTCGGGCTTCGACCGCCACGACCACTCCGGCAAGGCGCTGATCAACGTGCTGGAAAGCTATCCGCGCGACGAGCTGTTCCAGGTGCCGGTGCCGATCCTGCGCAAGCATGCCGCTGCCATTCTCGGCCTGGTCGAGCGGCCGCGCGTGCGGGCGCTGGTGCGCGCCGACCAGTTCGACCGTTTCGTCTCGATCCTCGTCTTCGTCCCGCGCGATCGCTACGACAGCGTCGTGCGCGAGAAGATCGCCACCTATCTGAAAACCGTGTTCGAGGGCCGGCTGTCGGCCTACTACCCGGCCTTTCCCGAAGGCGGGCTGGCGCGCGTGCACTTCATCATCGGCCGCTCCGGCGGCAAGACGCCGAAGGTCGAGCAGGCGACGATCGAGGCGGCGATCCGTGACATCGTGCGCACCTGGGAAGATGCGCTCGCCGATGCGGCCGAAGCCAGCGGCAGCGACCCGGCGTTGAAAGCGATCGCCGCGCGGCTGCCGGAGAGCTACCGGGACACGTTCAGCGCGGCGGTGGCGTTGGCCGATGCCGGACGCATTGCCAAGATCAGCGCCGGCAATCCGATCGCCATCGACTATTACCGCCATGCGGAGCAGAAGGCGCAGCAGGCGGCGCTGAAGATCTATCACCATGGCAGCCCGGTGGCATTGTCGCGGCGCGTTCCGGTGCTGGAGAACATCGGCTTCCGTGTCATCAGCGAGCGCACCTTCGAGGTCGGCGACGACCAGTCGGGCCTGGTCTTCATCCACGACATGGAACTGGAGAATAGCTACGGCAAGCCGATCGACCTCGCCGATGGCGGGGCGCTGTTCGAGGACGCATTCCTGTCGGTGTGGCGCGGCGACGTCGATAATGACGGCTATAACGGCCTCGCCCAGACCGCCGGCCTGTGGTCGGGCGAGATCACCATCCTGCGCGCCTATGGCCGCTATTTGCAGCAGGTCGGCATTCCGCAAAGCCAGGATTTCATCGCCGCGGCGCTCAACCGTTATCCCGAGATCGCGCGCGGCCTGCATGACCTGTTCATAGCGCGACTCGGCCCGACGGCGGAAACGGAAGGCATGGTGGCGGCCAAGCACCTCAAGGCCAAGATCAAGGATGCGCTGGAAGATGTGCCCAACATCGACGACGACACGATCATCCGCCGTTATCTAAATCTGATCGAAGCCTCGCTGCGCACCAATCATTTCGTTGCCGATACGAAAGAGAAAGGCCAATCGCTGGCGATCAAGCTCGAGTCGCAGGCGGTCGAGGGATTGCCGGCGCCGCGACCATGGCGGGAAATCTTCGTCTACGGCTCCGAGGTCGAAGGCCTGCATCTGCGCTTCGGTCCGGTGGCGCGTGGCGGCCTGCGCTGGTCGGACCGCGCCCAGGACTATCGCACCGAGGTGCTCGGCCTAGTCAAGGCACAGCAGGTCAAGAACGCCGTCATCGTGCCGGTCGGCGCCAAGGGCGGCTTTTATCCCAAGAAGCTGCCGATGAGCGCCGGACGCGACGCCATTTTCGAGGCCGGCACCTCTGCCTACAAGAACTTCGTCTCCAGCCTGCTGTCGATCACCGACAATATCGGACTGGACGGTGTCATCCCGCCGGCTGGTGTGGTGCGCCGCGACCAGGACGATCCCTATTTCGTGGTCGCCGCCGACAAGGGCACGGCGACCTTCTCCGACACCGCCAACGCCATCTCGGAAAAGCACGGTTTCTGGCTCGACGATGCCTTCGCCAGCGGTGGTTCGGCCGGCTACGACCACAAGAAGATGGGCATCACCGCCAAGGGCGCGTGGGAAGCGGTCAAGCGGCATTTCCGCGAGATGAACCGTGACATCCAGACCTCGCCCTTCTCCGTGGTCGGTGTCGGCGACATGTCGGGCGATGTGTTCGGCAACGGCATGCTGTTGTCGCCGAAGACCCGGCTGATCGCCGCTTTCGACCATCGCGACATCTTCATCGATCCCGATCCCGACATGGCGGCCTCGATGGCCGAGCGCGAGCGCATGTTCGCGTTGCCGCGTTCGAGCTGGCAGGACTATGACAAGAGCAAGCTGTCGGAAGGCGGCGTCATCGTCTCGCGCAGCCAGAAGTCGATCACCTTGCCGGCGGCCGCGGTGGCCGCGATCGGCCTCGCCAAGACGACCGCCACGCCGGTCGAGATCATGACCGCCATCCTCAAGGCGCCGGTCGACTTGCTTTGGTTCGGCGGCATCGGCACGTATCTCAGGGCGTCGACCGAAACCAATGCCGAGGTCGGCGACCGCGCCAACGATGCCGTCCGCATCACCGCGCTCGACGTGCGCGCCAAGGTGATCGGCGAAGGCGCCAATCTCGGTGTGACGCAGCGGGCGCGCATCGAGTTTGGCATGAATGGCGGCCGCTGCAATTCCGACGCCATCGACAATTCGGGCGGCGTCAACTGCTCCGACGTCGAGGTCAACATCAAGATCGCGCTGGCGTCCGCCATGCGCAAGGGATCGCTGACGCGTCCGGCGCGCAACAAGCTGCTGGCCGAGATGACCGACGAGGTTGGCGGCCTGGTGCTGTCCAACAACTACCAGCAGACGCTGGCGCTTTCGATCGCCCGCAAGCGCGGCCTCGCCGACATCGCGCATCAAAGCCGCTTCATGACGGCGCTGGAGGCACGTGGTCTGCTCGACCGTGCCGTGGAGACGCTGCCGTCGCCGGCAGCCCTTGCCGAACGCGAGGCGCGCGGCGAGCCGCTGACCCGGGCCGAGCTCGGCGTGCTGCTCGCCTATGCCAAGATCGTGCTGTTTTCCGACATCGTTGCCAGCGACGTGCCGGACGATGCGCATTTCGACCGCGACCTGATGGGTTATTTCCCGGACCGGATGGCGAAGAAATACGCCTCCGAGATCCACGGCCACCGGCTGCGCCGCGAGATCATCGCCCGTGTCGTCGCCAACGATCTGGTCAATCGCGGCGGGCCGTCCTTCGTCAACCGGCTGCAGGAAGCAACGGGGCGCACCGCCGCCGATGTGGTGCGCACCTTCGCCGTGGTGCGCGACGGCTTTGCGCTGCCGGCGCTCTATCGCGAGATCGACGCGCTCGACAACCAGATAGACGGCCAGGTGCAACTCGATCTCTATCAGATGGTGAGCCGGCTCATCTATATGAGCAGCGGCTGGTATCTGAAGAACGATGCCGGCACGGCACCGCTCGGCCAGCGCATCGCCGAACTGCAGGATGCGCGCAAGGCGCTGGAGCCCAAGCTGGCGTCGCTGCTGCCGGCCTTTTCGCGCGAGCGGATCGAGGAGAAGCGGCACGGGCTGTTCAAGGCGGGCGCCCCGGAGACGCTGGCCGAGCAACTGGCGATGAGCGAGGCGGCGGAGCTCATCCCCGACATCGCGCTGACGGCGCGCACCGCCGGTGCCGACATCGTGGCGGCCGCCAGGGCGTTCTTCTCCGCCAGCGATGCCTTCCGCATCCCGCGCGTCGAGGATGCGGCGCGCTCGATCACGCCTTCGGACTATTATGACCAGCTCGCTTTGTCCCGCGCCACCGATACGATCGGCGCCGCACGACGCGGCATCGCGGTCGCCGCGCTCACCAGCCATGCCAAGGCAGCCGATCCGGTGGCGGCCTGGCTCGAAGCCGGCGGCGAGCGGGTGGCGCGCATCCGCGATCGGCTGCAGGCGCTGACCGAAGGCGGCGACATCACCGTGTCGCGGCTGTCGGTGGCGTCGGGGCTGATGAGCGATCTGACGGGGATGTGAGGCGGGTCATCTCAAAGATTGGCGCTGCCCCTCAACCGGCTGCCGCCACCTTCTCCCCGTATAGTGACGGAGAAGGGAACTGGCCGCAAGGCAGGCGCCAATTCTGTAACGTCGACAATTCGCGAAATCCCCCGCCAAAGCGTCTTTCTCTCCGTCCTGTACGGGGAGAAATGTCCGGCAGGACAATGAGGGGCGGCGCGACGCTTGTCATTTGCATGAGTATCGGAAAACGTGCAGACATGCCGCCGACACGGGCGGAGCGGGTGCCGGGGGAGTCATTATGGCGGTAGAGACAATGCAGCGGGCGTCCGGGCGCGGCATCTGGGGGTGGATGTTCTTCGACTGGGCGGCGCAGCCGTTCTTCACAGTCGTCACCACCTTCATTTTCGGCCCTTATTTCGTTTCGCGCATGGCGGGCGACCCAACCACCGGCCAGGCCGTCTGGGGCTATGGCATCGCCGCCGCCGGGCTGGTCATCGCCGTGCTGTCGCCGATCCTCGGTTCGATCGCCGACCAGACCGGACCGCGCAAGCCATGGATCGCCTTCTTCGCGGCGATCAAGGTCACCAGCCTTACCTTGCTCTGGTTCGCCGCGCCAGGTTCCAACCTGTTCCTGATCGTGGCGCTGTTCTCGCTGGCGTCGGTGGCGGCGGAATTCTCCACCGTCTTCAACGATTCCATGATGCCGCGCCTGGTGCCGAAGAGCGAGATCGGCCGCATCTCCAACATGGCCTGGGGCCTCGGTTATCTCGGCGGCATGATCGCACTGATCTTCGTCGTCACTTGCCTCGCCGGCTCGCCGGAGACCGGCAAGACGATCATCGGCATCACCCCGCTGTTCGGTCTTGACCCGCAGTTGGGCGAGGATGCCCGCGCCACCGGGCCGCTGTCGGCCGGCTGGTATTTCCTGTTCATCCTGCCGATGTTCTTCTTCACGCCCGACGCCATCAAGGGCATCCCGATCGGGCCGGCGGTGCGCGAAGGCCTGTCGGAGCTGAAATCGACGCTGGCCGAGGTGCGCAAGCGTGGCGGCATCTTCCGCTTCCTCGTCGCCCGCATGATCTACCAGGATGGCGTCAATGCGCTGCTGGCGCTGGGCG
Coding sequences within:
- a CDS encoding NAD-glutamate dehydrogenase; its protein translation is MASVKSAAKSKKKPPAAKTEDRPARLADYLLARAPAEDIAAYDVADLERAADLAGRAVAGHKKGECVVAVEADSGVVREGRPVTVITVVNDNMPFLFDSILGEVTETAGEPTLVTHPVITVRHGKTGVDEILGDGNFARDDGSHDRLSVIHVHIPRLTPEQATALTERLRKMLGQVHAAVNDWRPMLARLDQAISEFRYSAVPLDKKSVAEAIAFLEWLRDDNFTFLGMREFKYTGGEESGNLERAEKPGLGILTDPDVLVLRRGTEAVTTTPEIRAFLHGPEPLIVTKANAKSLVHRRIYLDYIGVKTYTAKGALAGELRIVGLFTSTAYTRSVMKIPYLRSKAETIIAKSGFDRHDHSGKALINVLESYPRDELFQVPVPILRKHAAAILGLVERPRVRALVRADQFDRFVSILVFVPRDRYDSVVREKIATYLKTVFEGRLSAYYPAFPEGGLARVHFIIGRSGGKTPKVEQATIEAAIRDIVRTWEDALADAAEASGSDPALKAIAARLPESYRDTFSAAVALADAGRIAKISAGNPIAIDYYRHAEQKAQQAALKIYHHGSPVALSRRVPVLENIGFRVISERTFEVGDDQSGLVFIHDMELENSYGKPIDLADGGALFEDAFLSVWRGDVDNDGYNGLAQTAGLWSGEITILRAYGRYLQQVGIPQSQDFIAAALNRYPEIARGLHDLFIARLGPTAETEGMVAAKHLKAKIKDALEDVPNIDDDTIIRRYLNLIEASLRTNHFVADTKEKGQSLAIKLESQAVEGLPAPRPWREIFVYGSEVEGLHLRFGPVARGGLRWSDRAQDYRTEVLGLVKAQQVKNAVIVPVGAKGGFYPKKLPMSAGRDAIFEAGTSAYKNFVSSLLSITDNIGLDGVIPPAGVVRRDQDDPYFVVAADKGTATFSDTANAISEKHGFWLDDAFASGGSAGYDHKKMGITAKGAWEAVKRHFREMNRDIQTSPFSVVGVGDMSGDVFGNGMLLSPKTRLIAAFDHRDIFIDPDPDMAASMAERERMFALPRSSWQDYDKSKLSEGGVIVSRSQKSITLPAAAVAAIGLAKTTATPVEIMTAILKAPVDLLWFGGIGTYLRASTETNAEVGDRANDAVRITALDVRAKVIGEGANLGVTQRARIEFGMNGGRCNSDAIDNSGGVNCSDVEVNIKIALASAMRKGSLTRPARNKLLAEMTDEVGGLVLSNNYQQTLALSIARKRGLADIAHQSRFMTALEARGLLDRAVETLPSPAALAEREARGEPLTRAELGVLLAYAKIVLFSDIVASDVPDDAHFDRDLMGYFPDRMAKKYASEIHGHRLRREIIARVVANDLVNRGGPSFVNRLQEATGRTAADVVRTFAVVRDGFALPALYREIDALDNQIDGQVQLDLYQMVSRLIYMSSGWYLKNDAGTAPLGQRIAELQDARKALEPKLASLLPAFSRERIEEKRHGLFKAGAPETLAEQLAMSEAAELIPDIALTARTAGADIVAAARAFFSASDAFRIPRVEDAARSITPSDYYDQLALSRATDTIGAARRGIAVAALTSHAKAADPVAAWLEAGGERVARIRDRLQALTEGGDITVSRLSVASGLMSDLTGM
- a CDS encoding MFS transporter → MAVETMQRASGRGIWGWMFFDWAAQPFFTVVTTFIFGPYFVSRMAGDPTTGQAVWGYGIAAAGLVIAVLSPILGSIADQTGPRKPWIAFFAAIKVTSLTLLWFAAPGSNLFLIVALFSLASVAAEFSTVFNDSMMPRLVPKSEIGRISNMAWGLGYLGGMIALIFVVTCLAGSPETGKTIIGITPLFGLDPQLGEDARATGPLSAGWYFLFILPMFFFTPDAIKGIPIGPAVREGLSELKSTLAEVRKRGGIFRFLVARMIYQDGVNALLALGGTFAAGMFQWSITEIGMFGIILNIVAIFGCWIAARLDTALGSKAVVMISLVMLSVATIGVISTGPGFTLLGLIQLSTTDSGGLFGTAAEKAYIMYGLLIGLAFGPVQASSRSYMARSVTAAESGRYFGIYALAGRATSFLAPFMVATITATSGSARLGMAAIILFLGIGMAILVRTPYPADRPVEQ